The Rhodobacter sp. 24-YEA-8 DNA segment CGGGCGTGAAACCCGAACAATATGAGTTCCAGCGCCTGCATGGCATGGGCGAAAGGCTGCATGAGATCGTTCATGCCGATCAGAACACGCGCTGCCGCATCTATGCGCCGGTCGGCGCGCATCGCGATCTGCTCGCCTATCTCGTGCGGCGGCTGCTGGAAAACGGGGCGAATTCGTCCTTTGTCAACCAGATCGTTGATGAGGACGTGACCCCGGAACAGGTCGCCGCCTGCCCGCTGGCCTATATGGAAAGCGTCTCGCCGGTCGAGAACCCGGCTGTGCCGCCGGCACCGCAGATCTTCCCGGGCCGGGTCAATTCGAAAGGTTTTGACCTGACCTCGCGCACCGATCTCCGTCAGATTGAGGCCGCGATGCAGCCGCATCTGACCCAGACATACAGCGCCGGGCCGGTCATCGCGGGCCGCGCCGCCGGTGCTTTGCGCACGGATGTGGTGAACCCGGCGACGGGCGAGAGGGTGGGCCATGTCCTCGCCGCCTCCCGCGCCGATGTTGATACCGCCTTGCGCCTGGCCGAGCCCTGGGCCGCCGATGCTGCCACCCGGGCCACCGTCCTGCGCCGCGCAGCCGACGCCTATGAGGCAAATTTCGGCCAGATCTTCGCGCTGCTCACGCGTGAGGCCGGCAAAAACGCCCCCGATATGGTCGGCGAACTGCGCGAAGCGGTTGATTTCCTGCGCTACTATGCCAATGGCGCCGAGGCCCTGACCGCCCCCGCCCGGGGTCGCTTCACCTGTATCAGCCCGTGGAACTTCCCGCTGGCGATCTTTTCGGGCCAGATCGCGGCGGCGCTCGCGGCTGGCAATGCCGTGCTGGCGAAACCGGCGGAACAGACGCCGCTGATCGCCGCGCTGGCCGTCGATCTTTTGCATCAGGCCGGGGTGCCGGTCACCGCGCTGCAGCTTTTGCCGGGCGAGGGCGATGTGGGCGCCTGGCTCACATCGGATCCGCGCGTGGATGGGGTCGCCTTTACCGGCTCGACCGAAGTGGCGCTGCTGATCCGCCGTGCGATGGCGGAAAACCTTGCCCCCGGCGCGCCGCTGATCGCCGAGACCGGCGGGATGAATGCGATGGTGGTTGATTCCACCGCGCTGCCGGAACAGGCGGTGCGCGACATCGTGGCCTCGTCCTTCCAGTCGGCGGGACAGCGCTGTTCGGCCTTGCGTTGCCTTTACGTGCAGGAAGACATCGCGGCCCCGATCCTCGAGATGCTGGAAGGCGCGATGGACGAGCTGTCGATCGGCAATCCGGGTCTTCTGACCACCGATGTCGGGCCGGTGATCGATGCCGAGGCCCTTACGACCATCCGCGCCCATATCGATCAGGCGCGGGTCGAGGGGCGGCTGGTCAAGGAACGCGCGGTGCCGGGGCAGGGAACATTCGCGCCGCCTGCGGTGATCCGCGTGCCGGGGATCGCTGCGATGGAGCGTGAGATTTTCGGCCCTGTCCTGCATGTCGCGACCTTCAGGGCCGGTGAGATCGACAAGGTTATCAATGAGATCAATGCCACCGGCTATGGTCTGACCTTCGGCCTCCATACCCGCATCGATGACCGCGTGCAGCATTTCGTCGAGCGCATCCATTCCGGCAATATCTATGTCAACCGCAACCAGATCGGCGCGGTGGTGGGCAGCCAGCCCTTCGGTGGCGAGGGGCTTTCGGGCACCGGACCAAAGGCCGGCGGCCCGGATTACCTGACCCGCTTCACCCGCCAGGCGGCGCCGCTGCAAGGCGCCACCGGGGCGGTCACCAGCGAGGCCGAGGTCGCCGCAGCACTTGCCAGGGCAGCTGAGGTCGCACCGTCAGAGCCGCTCGATCTGCCCGGTCCGACCGGAGAATCGAACCGGCTTGGCCATTTCGCCTGCCCGCCGGTCCTGTGCCTCGGACCAGGAGCTGCGGCGGTGGCGGCCCAGGCCAATGCGGTCACCGCGCTCGGCGGCGTGGCGGTTGCGGCTGACGGTCTTGACCCTGAGGCGCTGACCAGGCTGCAGGGCTTCAGCGGCGCACTGTTCTGGGGCGAAGAGGCCGGGGCACGCAGCCGCGCCCTCGCATTATCCGCCCGCAAAGGCGCCATCCTGCCGCTGATCACCGGCGCACCCGATCGCGCCCATGTCACGCTCGAGCGTCATGTCTGCATCGATACCACGGCATCGGGCGGCAACGCCAAGCTGCTCTCCGAGGTGGCGGAAGCATAGCGGCCCGACCTGATGGGCGGGCCCTGGCAAGGCTCGCCCAGGTTTGCGACCCGCCCAACTGCTCCCCCGCGCTTGCGGTTTTCTTTGCGTTCGCTTTGACCGCGCTGAACATGGTGGGGCTCTGGCTGGGTAAACTGTCCCGTGGATTGGTAATCCTCCCCGTTTTAAAGGGGTGCAGAAGCAGACTTCAGGCAGCCATCTTCAGTTGTCTCGAGCGGGTGTGATACCGCCGATACCCATGTTGGGCGCCCATTGTTGTGAGTCCATAGCCAGTCAGTTGCGATCTGTTGCGCCTCCTCGATGGCTTCAAAGACGCAGAGGCCCAGCCATTCATGCCGGACCGTTCTGTTGTATCGTTCGACATATATCGAGCCCGAACGCCATGCGTTCGAGTGAGGGCGAGATGGTTCTGCTGGGGTTTCCCGGGCTGGATGTGGTTCAGGGCGCTGCCCTGCTTTTCGGCCCAGATCATCAGCGTAGAGCTGATGTATTCCGGGACATTGTCCACTCGTATCGCCAGAGGTTTGCCTCGCCATTCTATGTGGAGGAGGATCAGGAAACGGTCCAGTGGACAGTTTCCCCGACGAACGGGTTCAGGGACAGGACCACCCGCTCAGCCAGGTATGAGTAGGATCAGAAATCGATCCGGGGGATCGATTACCCGACGAATGTGACGTCGACCTCAATGCCCAGCCCCTCACGGTTGAAGCCGCACAGCGCGTTCAAGAGCCGGATCTGGCGGCCATCGGCCAATCGATCAGCCATAAAGTCCATCGACCAGACCGTGTTCGGTGCCTCAGGGGCGCTGAGCTCATCGCGTTTGTCGCGCTTGATCCTCCGGCGGGGCTTGATCCTCAGGTTCAATTCCAGCTCGCAGTAGATCCTATGGACGCGCTTATGGTTCCACGGGTGCCCCTGGACATTGCGCATGTGCAGGAAGCATAGCCCGAAGCCCCAGGTCCGATGTGCCTTGGTCGGCCCTTCCAGCAGGTCTGCGATGAACTCATTCTCAGCATCGCGCTTCGGGCTGTAGCGAAAGCAGGTCTCGGCTCGACCCAAATGCCCGGCAGGCCAGCGCGATGCTGCCCCCCTTCGTCGCCACTGCCTTCTCTGCCAGTTCCCGGCGTTGAGCTGGTGTTGCGCCGCGCCAGCTTCTGCACAAACGGCCGCTACTTTCTGCACAAAAAAATTTTCCGTCAGGAACTGATTACGCAGCCGGGGTATCTGCGGATCCTGACTGCGAGACTGCGCCTGCGATCACCGTCGCCCATATAGCGGCCCCGTCGAGGATCAACGGGGCCATTGGTGTTCCACCAGACCTGCGACCGGCGCGCGGTGCAGATTTTGTAAGGGCGGAACAGGTCATCCGCCTCGTCCGGATCGACCGACACGGGTTCAAACCCATTCGCGACATGTGCGGCCCATGCCTCATTCGGCGTCATGTGACGCATCTTGCCGGTTTCCGGATCCTCGAACTTCGGCAGGCCGCGATGCGGCTCATTGTTATATTCATCAACCATTGCCCATGCGGCGGTGAGAGGATGTGTTGAACTGTATCATCCGGCCCTTCGTCCATTTGCCATACCATGGCTGTCCATAAAGCTCCTCATTTGAGCGGGCCGAGATCGTAGCGGATAGTCGCACTTTGGCCGCTTTCAGCCGTAGGAGCAGCGATGGCCAGCCCTCATTGGAGTGGTCGGCGTAGAATTTCTGCGCCAGCAGCCCAAGCTGGTTCCATTGAAACTCGGTCTCCGGGAAATCCGGTGTGGCGCATTGATTGACGAAAGCATGGCCCGGAGTCCTCGCGACGCCGATGATTACTACCGCAGCAAGATGCAATCCGACGCGGCCGTGCAGGAGTTCCTGCACCGTCACCCCGAGATGTTCGCGGCCTTTGTGATGCCCGGCTGGATGCATGGCCCCGGCGATCTGGGGCCGACGGCGGCGGGACAGTTCACGCTGGACTATCTGAAGCGGTCACTTCCCGGCATTCCGCCCGGCACCTTTTCCTTCGTTGATGCCCGCGATGTGGCATTCGCCATGGCGGCAGCGGCGGAAAAGGCGCGGCGGGGAGAGCATTATCTGGCGGCGGGCCACCATATCGCCATGCCCGATCTGGTGCGGATCTATGAGCAGGTCACCGGCACACCCTCCCCACGGCGGCAGATCCCGGTCGCCATCCTCTGGCCCATTGCGGCGGTGCAGGAACTGGCCGCCCGGGTCACTGGTCGCCCGGCGCTGCTCAGCCTCGCCACGGTACGGACCATGCGGGCCGAGGCCGAGCGCACCCGCTTTAATCCCGAAAAATCGCAGACTGAGCTCGGCCTGACCTTCCGCCCCATCGCCGAGACGATCCGCGACGAGGTGGCATGGTTCAAAGCGCAGGACATGGCGTGATGCGGGGCAGGTAGCCGGGCGAGTGCGCAGGTGCGCCCATCATGACACAAGACACCCCCGAAAACAGCGTGATGGCCCTTAAAATGCTGGAACACCAGGCCGATTTGACTCAGATGCGTCGTCACGCCGATGCAAGGCTGGGTGAAACGTACACTCTTCGCCAGGTTGCCAACACTGGTCGTTTGAACAGTTTTTGCAGTGCCTCAAACAATGCCGCGCAGGAGCATTTCCGCACCCAGCAGAGCGAGCATGATGAGAAACCAGCGCCGGAAGGTCTGGGGGCTGATGGCGCGGCGCAGATAATGCCCAGCCCGCATCCCGGCCAGCGCCGGCGCGACGGCCATCACCGAGAGCACAAACTGATCGCCCTGCCAGACCGCCTGCGAGGCCAGACCAAGGGCAAGCGCGATGGTCGATGTCGTAAAGGACATTCCAAGCGCCTGCACCAGATCGTCTTTTTTCAGCCCGAGCGCCTGCAGATAGGGCACGGCCGGGATGACGAACACGCCGGTGGCCCCGGCAACCAGCCCGGTTGCCAGCCCGATCAATGGCGACAGCCAGGTTTCATGTCGCGACGGCACCCGGAACGGCGGCGCGAATAAAGTATAGAGTGCATAGGCGATCAGGGTGGCTCCAAGGGCCTTCGTCGTCAGTGAGAGATTACCCGAGCTCATCAGTGGGGCGCTGATCAGCGTTCCTGCCATGCTTGCAACCATCATGGGCCAGAGGCGCCGCACGAGGCCCGAGAGGCCGGGGCCGGCAAGAAGCTGCCAGAGATTCGTGACCATCGAAGGCACGATCAGCAGGCTCGCTGCGGCCGGCGGCGACAAGAGCGCGCCCAGAACGCCCATGGCGACCGTCGGCAGGCCCATCCCGGTCACCCCCTTGACGATCCCGGCCAGGAGGAAGGTCGCGGCAACCAGAAATATCGTGAGATCGCTCATGCACCCTGCATAGGGCACAGTGATCGTGCGGCAATGCGAAAGTTCGATAGTATGGCTTCGGCTGTTCCGAAGGCTGATTTTGCGCTATATGACGGGGATGCGCTTTGATCTTACCGACCTTCGCCTCTTTCTTGCTGTGGCCGATGCCGGCAGCATTACCCATGGCGCTGCCGATGCCGGGCTGTCGCTGCCCGCCGCAAGCGAGCGGTTGCGGGATATGGAACTCTCTGCCGGCCTTCGGCTGCTCGAGCGCGGTCGGCGCGGCGTCACGCTGACCGAAGCGGGCGCGGCCCTTGCCCATCATGCACGGCTGATCACCCGGCAGATGGCGGTAATGCGTGGCGAGCTTGGCCACTACGCCACCGACCTGCGCTCGACGGTGCGGCTGTTGTCGAATACCGCCGCAATGGCCGAGCACCTGCCGCAGCGGCTGGCCGGATGGATGACCGCCCATCCGCGCGTCGATCTCGATCTGAAGGAACGCCAGAGCCCCGACATCGCGCGCAGCGTGGGGGCGGGCTTTGCCGATATCGGCGTTCTTTCGGCGGCAGGGGCGGTACAGGACGGGCTGATCCTGCAGCCCTTTGCCAACGACCGGCTGGTCGTCGTCGCCGCGCAAACGGATGATCTTGCAGCCCTGCGCCGGGTCCGTCTTGCGGACCTTGCCGGGCGTTCTTTCATCGGGCTGTCGGCAAGTGCCCTGCAGGATCACATCACCGCGCAGGCTGCCGCAATCGGGCTGCACCTACACTACCGCGCAAGATTGCGCAGCTTCGAAGCCATCTGCCACATGGCCGGAGCGGGCGCCGGACTTGGCATCGTGCCCCAGACGGCGGCCGCGCGTATGAAGCGACCGGCCCGGATCGCGATCATCCCGCTTGCCGAGGGTTGGGCGCAGCGGCGCCTGTCGGTCTGCATCAAGGCGGGGATCGCGCTTTCCGCGCCGGCACAGAGCCTCTTCACTCATCTGACAGGGGCGGCATCCGCAGGGTGACGCGATCCGGCCAGGGGTTTCTTCCCTCGCGCAACCAGTCCAGGGTTTCACGCCAGAACCCGTCGGCATGACTGCTGTGGAACAGGTTGAAATGGCCGATGCCCTGCCGGCCGTAATCGGCGGGATGCAGTAACGCCGCGCTGCGATCTGCGCCGGAATAATAGCCAAGCGTGCGGCGGATGGCTGGCAGTGTCCCCAATTCGTCATCCGAGACCGCCACGGCGAGAATATCCGCACGTACATTGGCCATGCGCCGCATCACATGCCTTCTTTCAGCTGCCGGATGCGACCATTCGAAACGCGCACGGCGGAAGGCCCATTCACAGGCCACACCTGTCGGCAGATCCTCCAGCCAACCCAGCCGACGCCCGGGAAAATAGCCACAAAGCGCCGTGAGAACCGGCATCGTGAGATGCCATTTGAACAGCAGTGCCAGGCGATGACGGGGGGCGTAGTCCCCCCACCACGCGTATTGCGCACCGACGGTCAGCATTCGCTCGATTTGTTCTGCACCGCGCGCAGGGCCGGGCAGAAAGCCGCCGATGCTGTGGCCCACCACCATCAGAGGCCCCCCGCCTTGCCCGGCCATAAAGTCCAGCGCCGCCGCGAAATCCCGCTCGCCCCAGTCCCGCCATCGATAGCCGCTGCCTCGCAGACTGGCCGGGCGCGACAGGCCGATGCCGCGATAGTCGTAGGTCAGAACCTCGAACCCATACCCTGCAAGGAAACCCGCATAGCGATGGTAGTACCGCGCAAGCACACCCGTGGCAGGGTTGATGATGATACGGCCTGCAGAGCGGCCCGGGCCGCACCAGAGATGACCCTGCAAAGTGATGCCATCGTCGCATTGTAGCATAACAGGGCGGAAGGATGGGGACTCGTGATGTGTGATCTGGCGTTTCATACCTGCCAGACTAACGGTCAGGCCAATTGAGTATATACACTGGTAGGTATACTTATCGGTATGGCCAAGGTATCTGCCCCAACCCGCGACCGTCTACTTGAGGCAGCTGGCAAGCTGTTCTACGCCGAGGGCCTGCGCGCCGTCAGTATGGATGATATCGCCGAGGCGGCAGGGGTGACCAAGCGCACACTGTACTACCATTTCCGCAGCAAAGACGACCTGATCGCCGCCTGGTTGGAGACACGCGATCAGCCCAACCTGGCGGCGTTTCGGCGCTGGTTTTCCAGGGCGGAAGGCGATGTCGCCGACAGGATCCAGGCGATCTTCGACAATCTGGCCCGCGCGGCGCGGCGGCGGACATGGAAGGGCTGTGGTTTCCTCCGGGCCTCGGTGGAGCTTGTCAATCTGCCCGGCCACCCGGCCATCATTGCGGCCCGTGCCCATAAGAAGCGGGTCGAAGACTGGATCTGTTCGGAGTTGCTGCGGGCTGGCATTCCCGGGGACACCAGAGCGATAGCCGCTCAGATCATTCTGCTGCTGGACGGTGCCTTTGCGGTTGTCCTGCTGCATCGCGACCCGGTCTATTTCGAGAACGCCGGAAAGGCAGCGGCCGTCCTGATCCGATCCTGCTGACGCCGTGCGGGAAACGGCAAGTTCCGGGGCGAAGGCTGCTTGCAGGCCGTCAGCATCTTGACAGCGCGTTAAATCGAAACATGTGAAGTTACATGAAACGTGACAGCCGCCTTTCCTCGGTCCTTCATGCGCTGCTGCATATGGCAGAACATGACGGGCCCATGACCTCTGAGGCGCTTGGGCTATGCCTCGGCACCAACCCTGTCGTGGTGCGCCGCACCATGGGGCTCTTGCGTGAGGCGGGGCTGGTTGCTGCCGCACGCGGCCATGCTGGAGGCTGGCGCATCTCGGCAGACCTGGGGCAGGTCAACCTGCGGCAGCTGCACGAAGCGCTTGGCGAGCCAGCGATCTTTGCCATCGGCAACCGCAACGAGACGCCGGATTGTCTGGTGGAACGGGCGGTGAATGCGGCGCTGGATCACGCGTTCCATGAGGCCGAAGCGCTGCTGCTGGAGCGGTTCGCAGAGGTTTCACTGGCCGATCTGGCCGAGGATTTCGCGCGCCGTCATGCCGAAAGGCGGGCCGCACAGGAGTAGAGACATGTAGGATGTGATCGTGATCGGGGGCAGTGGTGGCGCAAGCGTCAACCAAAACGCAAGCAGTCACCCCGAAGGGTTGTGCTTGATTTCCGAACTGAGCGGGAGCATTGTGTCCGTGGGCGTCGAAACCCGGACTGAGGTATACCCGACTGCCGATTTACACGGCCCTCCGTTGGCGCGGAGGTGTTGGGCGAACGCATCCTTGGCGGGATGCAGGACGACAGCTTGGCGGCTGTCCGTCGTCCGACAGCTTATGTCGGGACGGGGGCGCCATGCAATACCCTTTCGGGGGAAAAGCGTCCCGCCTGTCTCTCAGCAGGTTTCGAACGTCCCGGCGCCAGCCTGTCGCTGGCAAAACGGCCGTCGAAAGCCGTCTTCTGAGAGTAAAAACGATATGACCAAGCACGATATGGGGCAGTTCCATCTGCCGCCCGTTCGCCATGACCAGTTGCACGATGATGTTGCCCTTGCGCTGGACGCTATCACAGCGCCGCAGCCGAGCGCCCGCGAGTTGGCCGAAGCCGCCAGCTACCTGCGCCACGCCCTGCACCTGATCAAATCGGGGGTGGCAGCATGATTGCGGATCGTCAAATCTTCGCGGGCCTTGTTCCTGATGAGCGCGCCAATGATTTCGCCTATACGGTTGCCGCCCTGATCAGGACTGCCCGGATCGCGCTGGAGAGCAGCGATACCGGCGGTACCAGCGAGGCCGTGAAGCTCGGTAGCATCGCCCTGACACTTGAGGTCGCGGAGGAAATGCAAGCCGTAGTGATAGACGGCACCGAGGAGCATGAACGCGCGCGGGGCATGGGCTTCTGGACGAAGGAGGCTGGCCATGAAGCGGCGTGACCTCCTGACTCTCGCCCCTGCCGCCCTGGCTGGCTGCGCAGTTCCCGCCAGAGCCTGCACCCTGCGCCTCGATGAAACGCTGGTCGCCACCGCCTATCGGGAATGGGCCGCTTTCCGTGCCTATATCAACGGACCCGCGACCGAAGGGATGAAAAACACAGAGTTTAATCCGCTGGTCGAAGAACTGGACGGGATGGGGCTGGTTCTGCTGACCATCCCGGCCGAGAGCGCCGCCGACTTCATCATGAAGGTGATTGCCTCGACTGATTGGGGGCAAGGCGGGATGCCTGACATCACGGAACTCCCGGAGCTCTGGGCCGAGGCCCGCGCACTTGTGGGGGTGTCGCAATGAGCCAGGTCCTCGACGCACTTGATGAACTTACTCGTGCCCGCGATCTGGTCCAGCTTCTCGAGATGACCACCCGGCACGATCCCGATGACGACCGCAAGGCTCTGGCTTCGGGCTGTGAGGCCGCGCTGATCCGGCTGAATGCTGGACTGGCTCTCCTGAAACCCGCCGCAGAGGGGGCGAGTGAGTAATATGGAAGATTTCAAGTTTCGCGCCGCCCGCCTCTGCACTCCGCATGAAAACCTCTGCGCCGCAATCGGGCTGATCCAGACGCAGATCCTTGCGAACGAAAAGAGGTTGAACCCGGAAGTGATGTTCGGCCTAAGCCATTTCAAAACAGTGCTCTTGAAATGGCAGTCTCTTTACTGGTCGCCATGACCGGGGAGGCAGAGGAACTTCCCTGGGACGACGAGGACAATGTTCCTGCTACAGCGGCAGGCCGCGCCTCCTATGCTGCCGGGGTTCTGGAGGTCGAAGCGCCGCAGTCCCTGCTGGCCCCCGATGGCGGTCCATCTTCCGAGATCATGGACTTCTGCCAGAAGACCGGCGTGAGCCTCGACTTCATTTTCTGCGGCGATGTGAAGGGTATGCTCCGGGCTGCATATCGCCGGGAAAAGGGCGCGGCAACGGCATGACCTATTCCGACAAGGTTCGGGCCGAAATCGCCGCCCGCTATGGTGTCCCGGTGCGCTGTCAGGTGAAGATTATCCCGCCCGGGATGATCGCGGAGGCCTATGACCCATGGGCGCCCGCCGGATCTGTGCGGCGGGGGCGTCAGCTCACCGCGAAAGATCGCCGGAAGATAGTCGAGATGCGGGACGGTGGCGCGAGCTTCCGGCAGATCGGCAGGTATCTCAATCGCAGCACAAGCCTCGTTTATAGCGTGGCCGGGTGCCCGTAAGCGCAAAGCCCCCGGCTTCGATCGGGGGCTTGATCGCTTTTACAGCTTCTAGTCGATGTCATGCTGAATAAATTAAGCGCAAGCCGTGAGGTGGGCTGTGAGGTGGACTGAGAAATGCAGTCACAACCTAATGCTTTGAAACTTATTATAAATTTGAAGATGAATGGTGCTGTGAGAGAGGATTGAACTCTCGACCTCTCCCTTACCAAGGGAGTGCTCTACCACTGAGCTACCACAGCGCCGTCTCGGTGAGCGGGGGAATAAACATAATCATTCCCGACCGCAAGCCCCTTTTCTTGCTCTTGTGACAGGTTCCTTCCGGCGGGCTCTGGACCGTGCCGGGGGGAGAGGCTATTTCTTCAGGGCATGGACCAGTTCGAGAAAAATCCCCCCCAGGACAGACCCGTGGAGAGACCTGCGGACAGACCCGCGCGCAAGGTGGCCGGTGCCCCGGTTGTGAGCGCGGCGGCCACGCGGGAAGGGCGGCTCAAGGCGGCGCTGAAAGCCAATATGGCAAGGCGAAAGGCGCAGGCGCGGGGACGGGCGGAAGGCCCCGGGCCCGAGGAGGGGGCCCATGGCCAGTCGGGCGGAAATATCGGTTCGGAAGAAGGCAGTTAAGCCGTGACCCCGGGATCTGGTCTGAGGGGATCAGGTCCGTGGCATCTGACAGGCGGCAAGGTCGCCGACAGATCCAGGAACCGGCGCGGATCTGTCGGGGCGATGCGTAACAAGGGCTGTGACCGGGCCCGAGAGTGGCGGTCATAACAAGGATAAAGGGTAAGAGGCGGGCATGGATTCGATTCTGGTTAAGGGCAACGGCGCACTCAACGGGGTGATTCCCATCGCGGGCGCCAAGAATGCCTGTCTGACACTGATGCCTGCGACGCTTTTGTCGGAAGAGCCGCTGACGCTGACCAATGCACCGCGTCTTTCGGATATCCGGACGATGACGAGCCTGCTGGAATCGCTTGGGGTTGAGGTTTCGGCGCTGCAGGATGGCAAGGTCATCACCATGTCGTCGCATGGCACGCTGAACCCGACGGCGGATTATGACATTGTACGCAAGATGCGGGCGTCCAATCTGGTCCTTGGCCCGCTGCTGGCGCGGCTGGGTCATGCGGTCGTGTCGCTGCCCGGGGGCTGTGCGATCGGGGCGCGGCCGATGGATATTCATATCGATGCTCTTTCGGCACTTGGGGCCGAGATCGATCTGCGGGACGGCTATCTTCATGCGAAAACGCAGGGCGGGCTGAAGGGCGCGGTGCATGAGATGCGCTTTGCCTCGGTCGGTGCGACCGAGAATTTCGTCATGGCGGCGACGCTCGCCAAGGGCACCTCGGTCCTGAAAAACGCCGCGCGCGAGCCCGAAATCGTTGATCTTGTTCATTGCCTGCGCCGCATGGGCGCGGAAATTGACGGCGAGGGCACCTCGACCATCACCATTCAGGGCGTGACCAGCCTGCGCGGCGCTACGCATCCGGTGGTGACTGACCGGATTGAGCTGGGCACCTATATGCTCGCGCCTGCGATCTGCGGCGGCGAGGTGGAATGTCTGGGTGGACGGATCGATCTGCTGGCGGCCTTTTGTGAGAAACTTGACGCGGCGGGGATTTCCGTCACCGAGACCGAAAAGGGCCTGAAAGTCGCGCGCAAGAATGGCCGCGTGAGGGCGGTCGATGTGGTGACCGAGCCTTTCCCGGGTTTCCCGACCGATCTTCAGGCGCAGATGATGGCGCTTTTGTGCACCGCCGAGGGCACGAGCGTTCTGGAAGAGAAGATCTTCGAGAATCGCTTTATGCATGCGCCGGAACTGATGCGGATGGGTGCCAGAATCGAAGTTCATGGCGGTCATGCGACCGTGCATGGCGTCGAAAAGCTGCGTGGCGCGCCGGTGATGGCGACCGATCTGCGCGCGAGCGTGTCGCTGATTCTCGCCGGCCTCGCGGCCG contains these protein-coding regions:
- the putA gene encoding bifunctional proline dehydrogenase/L-glutamate gamma-semialdehyde dehydrogenase PutA encodes the protein MTNSLDLVADGSLAPEGELVRDLIAQSGLDQADRDRIAAAGADLVRRIRSGAKPGLMEVFFAEYGLSTDEGIALMCLAEALLRVPDAPTMDALIEDKIAPSDWGRHLGQSASSLVNASTWALMLTGKVLDERGPGIAGSLRGAIRRLGEPVIRSATTRAMKEMGRQFVLGETIEKAMKRATELEGKGYTYSYDMLGEGAKTEADARSYHLAYTRAITAIAGAVKGRDIGANPGVSVKLSAIHPRYEVAHEARVMDELVPRLRALAGLAKSAGIGLNVDAEEADRLDLSLKVIAATLEDPSLAGWDGFGVVVQAYGRRCGAAIDVLYDLATRLNRRIMVRLVKGAYWDYEIKRAQVMGLESFPVFTRKQATDVSYISNAQKLLGMTDRIYPQFAGHNAHTVAAVLDMAAAAGVKPEQYEFQRLHGMGERLHEIVHADQNTRCRIYAPVGAHRDLLAYLVRRLLENGANSSFVNQIVDEDVTPEQVAACPLAYMESVSPVENPAVPPAPQIFPGRVNSKGFDLTSRTDLRQIEAAMQPHLTQTYSAGPVIAGRAAGALRTDVVNPATGERVGHVLAASRADVDTALRLAEPWAADAATRATVLRRAADAYEANFGQIFALLTREAGKNAPDMVGELREAVDFLRYYANGAEALTAPARGRFTCISPWNFPLAIFSGQIAAALAAGNAVLAKPAEQTPLIAALAVDLLHQAGVPVTALQLLPGEGDVGAWLTSDPRVDGVAFTGSTEVALLIRRAMAENLAPGAPLIAETGGMNAMVVDSTALPEQAVRDIVASSFQSAGQRCSALRCLYVQEDIAAPILEMLEGAMDELSIGNPGLLTTDVGPVIDAEALTTIRAHIDQARVEGRLVKERAVPGQGTFAPPAVIRVPGIAAMEREIFGPVLHVATFRAGEIDKVINEINATGYGLTFGLHTRIDDRVQHFVERIHSGNIYVNRNQIGAVVGSQPFGGEGLSGTGPKAGGPDYLTRFTRQAAPLQGATGAVTSEAEVAAALARAAEVAPSEPLDLPGPTGESNRLGHFACPPVLCLGPGAAAVAAQANAVTALGGVAVAADGLDPEALTRLQGFSGALFWGEEAGARSRALALSARKGAILPLITGAPDRAHVTLERHVCIDTTASGGNAKLLSEVAEA
- a CDS encoding ClbS/DfsB family four-helix bundle protein, producing MQELLHGRVGLHLAAVVIIGVARTPGHAFVNQCATPDFPETEFQWNQLGLLAQKFYADHSNEGWPSLLLRLKAAKVRLSATISARSNEELYGQPWYGKWTKGRMIQFNTSSHRRMGNG
- a CDS encoding sulfite exporter TauE/SafE family protein, which translates into the protein MSDLTIFLVAATFLLAGIVKGVTGMGLPTVAMGVLGALLSPPAAASLLIVPSMVTNLWQLLAGPGLSGLVRRLWPMMVASMAGTLISAPLMSSGNLSLTTKALGATLIAYALYTLFAPPFRVPSRHETWLSPLIGLATGLVAGATGVFVIPAVPYLQALGLKKDDLVQALGMSFTTSTIALALGLASQAVWQGDQFVLSVMAVAPALAGMRAGHYLRRAISPQTFRRWFLIMLALLGAEMLLRGIV
- a CDS encoding LysR family transcriptional regulator, translated to MRFDLTDLRLFLAVADAGSITHGAADAGLSLPAASERLRDMELSAGLRLLERGRRGVTLTEAGAALAHHARLITRQMAVMRGELGHYATDLRSTVRLLSNTAAMAEHLPQRLAGWMTAHPRVDLDLKERQSPDIARSVGAGFADIGVLSAAGAVQDGLILQPFANDRLVVVAAQTDDLAALRRVRLADLAGRSFIGLSASALQDHITAQAAAIGLHLHYRARLRSFEAICHMAGAGAGLGIVPQTAAARMKRPARIAIIPLAEGWAQRRLSVCIKAGIALSAPAQSLFTHLTGAASAG
- a CDS encoding alpha/beta fold hydrolase, translating into MKRQITHHESPSFRPVMLQCDDGITLQGHLWCGPGRSAGRIIINPATGVLARYYHRYAGFLAGYGFEVLTYDYRGIGLSRPASLRGSGYRWRDWGERDFAAALDFMAGQGGGPLMVVGHSIGGFLPGPARGAEQIERMLTVGAQYAWWGDYAPRHRLALLFKWHLTMPVLTALCGYFPGRRLGWLEDLPTGVACEWAFRRARFEWSHPAAERRHVMRRMANVRADILAVAVSDDELGTLPAIRRTLGYYSGADRSAALLHPADYGRQGIGHFNLFHSSHADGFWRETLDWLREGRNPWPDRVTLRMPPLSDE
- a CDS encoding TetR/AcrR family transcriptional regulator; the encoded protein is MAKVSAPTRDRLLEAAGKLFYAEGLRAVSMDDIAEAAGVTKRTLYYHFRSKDDLIAAWLETRDQPNLAAFRRWFSRAEGDVADRIQAIFDNLARAARRRTWKGCGFLRASVELVNLPGHPAIIAARAHKKRVEDWICSELLRAGIPGDTRAIAAQIILLLDGAFAVVLLHRDPVYFENAGKAAAVLIRSC
- a CDS encoding Rrf2 family transcriptional regulator, yielding MKRDSRLSSVLHALLHMAEHDGPMTSEALGLCLGTNPVVVRRTMGLLREAGLVAAARGHAGGWRISADLGQVNLRQLHEALGEPAIFAIGNRNETPDCLVERAVNAALDHAFHEAEALLLERFAEVSLADLAEDFARRHAERRAAQE
- a CDS encoding helix-turn-helix domain-containing protein, with the protein product MTYSDKVRAEIAARYGVPVRCQVKIIPPGMIAEAYDPWAPAGSVRRGRQLTAKDRRKIVEMRDGGASFRQIGRYLNRSTSLVYSVAGCP